The sequence below is a genomic window from Amycolatopsis sulphurea.
GAGCCGGCGACGGGCCAGCCACACCAGCACGATGCCGCCGGCCAGCGAGGTGACCACGCCGGTCGGTACCGCGGTCGCGAGGTCCGCCGGGACCAGGGCGCGCAGCAGCACGTCCGCGGTGACCACGACGAGTGCGCCGGCCAGCCCAGCGAGCGGTAGCAGCAGCGGATGCCGCCCGAGCCCGGGCACGCGGTCGGCGACGAGCCGCGCGATCACCGGTGCGCACAGCCCGGCGAACCCGATCGGCCCGGCGACGGTCACCGAGATCGCCGCGAGCAGCACCGCGAGCGTGACCGCGACGAGACGAGTGCGGGCCACGTCGATGCCCAGCACGCGGGCCTGGTCGTCGCCGAGCCCGAGCACGTCGAGCCGGCGCGCCAGCAGCAGCGTGCCGAGCACCGCGACCGCGATCACCGGCGCCGCAAGCGAAACCTGCCGCAGTCCGGATTGGACGGTCGTGCCGCTGCCCCAGGCGAACAGTCCGGTCGTCTTCTGCTGGAACAGCATCAGCAGCACCGAGGTGAGCGCGTTGAGTGCGAGCGCGATCGCCGAACCCGCGAGCACCAGCCGGGCCGGGCTGCCCCCGCCGCCCCGTGCCACGAGCAGCACGAGCCCCGCCGCCGCCAGGCCGCCGAGGAAGGCGACCGAGCCGTTGAAGTAGAACGGCAGGGAGACGCCGAACGCGGAGACCGCGACCACCGTGACGTACGAACCCGCGTTGACCGCCAGCGTGTCCGGCGAGGTTAGCGGGTTGCGTGCGACGGATTGCAGGACACAGCCGGAAAACCCGAGCGCCAGCCCGACCAGCAGCGCGGCGGCGAGCCGGGGCAGGCGGCTCGCCACCAGCACTGCCACGGCCTGCGCGCGTTCGTCGCCGCCCGAGCCGGGCAGGATCGCGCGCAGCAGCTCGCCGACGCCGATCTGCGAGGTGCCCTGCAGTAAGTGCACTGTGGACAGTACGACCAGCGCGACGATCCCGGCCGTGAACACCACCGGCGCGCCCAGGCGGAGCCGAGCGGGCGCCGCGGGCTTTTCCGGCGACTGCAGCGAAACAGTCATCAGGACAGTGCGTCGACGACCGCATCCACATACGCGGACGCCGACTTCGGGCCACCGAACATCCAGATACCGTCCGGAATCCGGTGCACGTGCCCGGCCTTCACGAACGCCTGCTGCTTCCACACCGCGTTGTCCGCGAGGTCCATTTTGAACACGTCGCCTTCGCTGTCGCTGGCCGCGTACACGAACGTCGTCGCCGGGTCGGTGATCTTGGTCAGGCCCTCGACGTCGGTGGAGGCCAGGCCGTAGGTCTTGTCACCGCCGCCGGTCCACTGGTTGGCCAGCCCGAGTTCCTTCGCCACCCCGCCGAGGAACGAACCCGGCGTGTACATGCGGACGGTGACGGTGCCGGAGGTCGCATAGCCGTCCGCCATAGTGAACGGCGCCCCGGTCTTGCCCGCCTTGGCGAGCCTGTCCTTCCCGCCGGCCACCTTCGCGTCGAAGTCGGCCAGCAGTTTCCCGCCCTGCTGCTGCGTTCCGGTCGCCTCGGCCAGTGTGGTCACGGTGCGGCGCAGGTAGCCGATCGGATCCGCCGCGTCCGAGCCCTTCAGCGCGAGCACCGGCACCTTTCCGGCGATCTGCGCGATCACGCTCTCCGGCAGGTCGGTGGTGGTGACCACCAGGTCCGGGTGCAGCGCGACGATCGCGTCGGTGCTCGGCTCGCCGCGGGTGCCCACGTCCGGAGTGGACTCGGGCAGCGGGGCGACCTTGTCGTAGACGTTGTAGTTCTTCACGTCGGCCGCGCCGATCGGTTGCACGCCCAGTGCCAGCAGGTTCTCGGTCAGGCCCCATTCCAGGGAGACCACCTTCGCCGCGGGCGCGGGCAGGCGCACCTGCCCGCGTTCGTCGGTGACGGTGACCGGGCCGGACGGTTTCGCGGCGGTGGTGGCCGCGGCGTCCGCCGGGGCCTCGGTGGTGCCGCAGGCCGAGGCGAACAGCACGGCCAGCGCGGCCGCGGCGGCCTTCACGAGCGGCCTGCGGGGGGAACGGGGATGTGGGGACACGGATCTTCCTTCTTCCGGTGGGGGGAGCGCGTTCAGGCGGAGCGGGCCGTACGGGTCCGGGTGGTGTGCCTGCCGATCGGCCGGGTGCGCACGTGCCCGCTCTCGTCCGGGTACACCTCGATGCGCAGGCCGTAGACCTCGGTGAGCAGCTCCGGGGTGAGCACCTCGTCCGGGCGGCCGTCGGCCCGCACGACGCCGCGGGAGAGCAGCACGATCCGGTCGGCGACGGCGGCTGCCTGGTCGAGATCGTGCAGTACCACGCCGACCGCGACGCCGTGTTCGTCGGCGAGGTCGCGGACCAGGTCGAGGGTCTCGATCTGGTAGCGCAGGTCCAGGAAGGTGGTCGGCTCGTCGAGCAGCATCACGCCGGTGTCCTGCGCGAAGCAGGTGGCGAGCCAGACCCGCTGCAGTTCCCCTCCGGAAAGCTCGCCGACCGGCCGGGCGGCCATCGCGGCGACGCCGGTGAGCCGCATCGCCCGCGCCACCACCGCGGGTCCCTCCGGATCGCCGGAGCCGAAGCGGCCGCGGTGCGGATGCCGGCCGTAGCCGACCACGTCGCGCACGCGCACCCCGCCGGGGGTGGGCCGGGACTGGGTCAGCATGCTCACGCGCCGGGCGAACTCCTTGGCGGACAAGGCACGCGCGTCGACCTCGGCGTCGCCGGAGCCCGGCACGGTGACCGAGCCCGACTCCGGCCGGTGCAGCCGGGCCAGCGCGCGCAGCAGGGTGGACTTGCCCGATCCGTTCGGGCCGATGAGGACGGTGACCGCGCCGGGACGCAGGGCGACCCCCGCGTCCCGTACCACCGGATCCGCGCCGTACCCGAGGGTCAGGGCGGTACCGGTGAGCGTCGGTGCGTCCGGCCGGGGAAGCGACATGAAGGTTAGCCTAACCTGACAGTTCCGGTTTGTGCAGTCCGCGCGGCCGTCGGTGGCGCAGCTCACCGGGGACCGGTTTGTACCGGCTGGCGGCGGGCGGCGCACCAGGATGTGAAACGCCTTGGCCGCGTCCGATTCCCGTCCTAGCTTCGGAACCCGACAGGAACCGACCGGACGAGGGGAGCCGGTGCGTGGCCATTGGCGAACTCGCGACGACTCCGCCGATCGGGCCGGGCTGGCTCGTCGCCCGGATCGGCGAGCGCACCGCGCGTGGCGTGGCGAGCACGGTCTCCGGCCTGATCCGCGATGGTCAGGTGCCGCCCGGCACGCGGCTGCCCACCGTGCGGGCGCTCGCCGCGGAGCTTTCGGTCAGCCCCACGACCATTGCCGAGGCGTGGTCGCAGCTGCGCACCGCGGGCCTGATCGGCACCGGCCGACGCCGGGGCACGATCGTGCTCGAACCCCCGGCCGCCCCGGCGCCCGGCGGAGTGTTCTCCGGATGGCCGGCCGTGGATCTGGAACACGGGCTGCCCGATCCGGTCCTGCTGCCCCCGCTGGAGGACGCCGTGGCCGCCGGGGTGCGCACCGAACGTCCCGGCGGCCACGACGTGCTCACCGCCCGGCTGCGGTCCGCGGTCCGCTCGGACTGGCCTTTCCCGGCCGAGTCATGGACGATCGCGGCCGGCGGGCACGACGGGATGCTGCTGGCCTGCCAGGCCGTGGCGCGCCCCGGGGATACCGTCGCGCTCGAAACGCCGACCGCCCCGTGGCTGCTGGACCTTCTCCGCAACTCCCGGATCCACGTCGTCGGCGTGCCCTGCGACGACGACGGCCCACAGCCCGCCGCACTGGCCGCCGTGCTCGCCACACACCGCCCGGTCGCGTTCATCTACCAGACCCGCGCGCAAATCCCGCTCGGGCATTCGGTGCCGCCACAGCGCATCGCCGACCTCGCCGCAGTCCTGTCCGAAGAGGACCTCGCCGTAATCGAGGACGACGATCTCGGCCCGCTGGCCACCGCACCCCCAGTCAGCCTCGGCGCGCACCTGCCCGGCCGGGTGCTGCACGTACGCTCGTACTGCACCGCGTTCGGCCCGGAGCTGCGCAGCTGCGTGCTCGGCGGCCCGGCCACACTGATCGACCAGGTGCGCCGGCATCGCGGCCCCGGCTGGTCGAGCCGCATCCTGCAGAACGCGCAGGCGTTCCTGCTCACCGATCCGGGCACCGCCGTCCTGCTCCACCGCGCCGCCCACCGCTACGCCCAGCGCCGCACCGCTCTGTCGGATGCCTTGCGCGAACAGGGCATTCCCGCCTTCGGCCGAGACGGTCTCGGGCTGTGGATCCCGGTCGCCGAGGAGTCCCGCACCCTGATCGCCTTGGCGGCCAAGGGCATTTCGGCCGGCGAGGGCCGGCGATGTTATCCGGCTTCAGGTCCGCCGCATCTGCGCGTGGCGACCGGGCAGCTTCCGGACGACCCGGCGCTGGTGGCGGATCTGGCCCGGATGATCGGGCGTGCCGTGCACCGGGGCCGGATTTCCAGCGTGGAGTGACGCTGCGGAGTGACATTGTGGAATTACACTGTGGACTGACGCTGTGGACTCCGGCTCAGCCCTGCGTATCGAACAACGCCCAATCCAGGAACGGATTACGGAACTTCCCCGCCGGATCGAGCCGCCCGGCCAGCTCCCGGAACTTCGGCAATCCACGGTGCCCCGGTTCGAGCGGCTTGCCGTGCACCAGCTTGCCCCAGTGCGCGCGGACGGCGAACGGGGCGAGTCGTTCCTCCATCAGCGGCAGCAGGGCTTCGACTTCCGGCTGTCGGGGGCGCCAGGTGAAGTGCAGGGCCACGCGGTCGCTGCGGTAGCCGGGGCTCAGCCACAGGTCGTCGGCGGCCAGGGTGCGGATTTCCGAGACCAGTGCGAGTTCCGCGATCCGGTCGCCGATTCCGCGCAGGGCCTCGAAAACGGCTGCGGCGGATGCCCGGGGGACGAAGTATTCGCTCTGCAGTTCCGCGCCGACGCTCGGGGCGAAGCCGACGCGGAAATGGGGCAGCCGGTCATACCACGGGCCGGGTACGCCGCCTTGCACGGTGGTGTTCTCCGCGGATATGCCCGCGGCGTGTGCCGGGTGCCGGGGTCCGTCGGCGGGGACGGCGCCGAAGAGGGTGCGGGGTACTTCGGCGGGCACGCGGTTCTTCAGTACCACCTGGTCGACGACGTCGCGTGCCCAGTTGGTGAACATGCTGACGCTGTACCCGGCCGCCTGGATCTCGTCGAAATGCTCGATCGCGGCCTGCCACGGAAGCGCGTCGAACGCGTCTTGCCTTACCTGGAACGCCGGTTCCAGGTCGAGTGTGAGCCGGGTGAGCACGCCGAGCGCGCCAGCGTTCACGACCAGGCCGGGGAAGACGTCCGGGTCGCCGGTACGGCTGAACGTGCGCAGCTCGCCGTCCGCGGTGAGCAGTTCGACCGCGGACACCGCGGAGGCGAGACCGGGCTGGTGCTGCCCGGAGCCGTGCGTACCGGTCGCGACGCTGCCCGCCACCGTGATGTGCGGCAGGGACGCGAGGTTCGCCAGCGCGAAGCCCGCTTCGTCGAGTTGCTTCACCACATCGCCGTAGCGGACCCCGCCGCCGAGGGTGACGCTGGCGGCGGCCGGATCGATCGTCGTGGGCACGTCGAGCGCGCTCAGGTCGAGCTGGAGGCCGTCCGGGCTGTCGGCCACTGCGTTGAAGGAGTGCCGGCTGCCGAGCGCCTTGACCCGGGGAGCCCGCGCGACCAGTTCCCGGGCCTCTTCGACGGTGCGTGGAGTGCGGATCTCGCGGGCCCGGTAGGTGAGGTTCCCGGCCCAGTTCGTCCGGGTGGCACGCGCGTCGTCGATCACGAGAGCCGAGCTTACTGTGCCGATCATTACCAATCCGACCACAGTCACGGCCGAATGGCTTCGTAGCAACGGTTAC
It includes:
- a CDS encoding iron ABC transporter permease, with amino-acid sequence MTVSLQSPEKPAAPARLRLGAPVVFTAGIVALVVLSTVHLLQGTSQIGVGELLRAILPGSGGDERAQAVAVLVASRLPRLAAALLVGLALGFSGCVLQSVARNPLTSPDTLAVNAGSYVTVVAVSAFGVSLPFYFNGSVAFLGGLAAAGLVLLVARGGGGSPARLVLAGSAIALALNALTSVLLMLFQQKTTGLFAWGSGTTVQSGLRQVSLAAPVIAVAVLGTLLLARRLDVLGLGDDQARVLGIDVARTRLVAVTLAVLLAAISVTVAGPIGFAGLCAPVIARLVADRVPGLGRHPLLLPLAGLAGALVVVTADVLLRALVPADLATAVPTGVVTSLAGGIVLVWLARRRLTGDAGAPSAHGTVRSGRWVAATGIVLAIAVAGAFVAALLLGDRLVLLGDVVNWWRGLSGTEVSFVLDLRWPRVLAALLGGAALAVAGAIVQAVARNPLAEPGLLGVTPGASVGAISVVLLVPGVGIWPVMGAATTAALLTFALVYRLAAGRRASSERLVLIGIGMSTAATAITTMIAVLGSPWNTNLALAWLSGSTYGRELGQIVPVALYLLLAVPLALSGSRTLDLLALDEDVPRVLGVPMERARLGLVTLAALLTAAAACAVGALGFVGLVAPHAARALVGSRHARVLPVAAALGAVLVSVADTLGRTVLAPSQVAAGLVTALIGAPYFGWLLWRSRALR
- a CDS encoding iron-siderophore ABC transporter substrate-binding protein, with the translated sequence MSPHPRSPRRPLVKAAAAALAVLFASACGTTEAPADAAATTAAKPSGPVTVTDERGQVRLPAPAAKVVSLEWGLTENLLALGVQPIGAADVKNYNVYDKVAPLPESTPDVGTRGEPSTDAIVALHPDLVVTTTDLPESVIAQIAGKVPVLALKGSDAADPIGYLRRTVTTLAEATGTQQQGGKLLADFDAKVAGGKDRLAKAGKTGAPFTMADGYATSGTVTVRMYTPGSFLGGVAKELGLANQWTGGGDKTYGLASTDVEGLTKITDPATTFVYAASDSEGDVFKMDLADNAVWKQQAFVKAGHVHRIPDGIWMFGGPKSASAYVDAVVDALS
- a CDS encoding ABC transporter ATP-binding protein, with amino-acid sequence MSLPRPDAPTLTGTALTLGYGADPVVRDAGVALRPGAVTVLIGPNGSGKSTLLRALARLHRPESGSVTVPGSGDAEVDARALSAKEFARRVSMLTQSRPTPGGVRVRDVVGYGRHPHRGRFGSGDPEGPAVVARAMRLTGVAAMAARPVGELSGGELQRVWLATCFAQDTGVMLLDEPTTFLDLRYQIETLDLVRDLADEHGVAVGVVLHDLDQAAAVADRIVLLSRGVVRADGRPDEVLTPELLTEVYGLRIEVYPDESGHVRTRPIGRHTTRTRTARSA
- a CDS encoding aminotransferase class I/II-fold pyridoxal phosphate-dependent enzyme, which encodes MAIGELATTPPIGPGWLVARIGERTARGVASTVSGLIRDGQVPPGTRLPTVRALAAELSVSPTTIAEAWSQLRTAGLIGTGRRRGTIVLEPPAAPAPGGVFSGWPAVDLEHGLPDPVLLPPLEDAVAAGVRTERPGGHDVLTARLRSAVRSDWPFPAESWTIAAGGHDGMLLACQAVARPGDTVALETPTAPWLLDLLRNSRIHVVGVPCDDDGPQPAALAAVLATHRPVAFIYQTRAQIPLGHSVPPQRIADLAAVLSEEDLAVIEDDDLGPLATAPPVSLGAHLPGRVLHVRSYCTAFGPELRSCVLGGPATLIDQVRRHRGPGWSSRILQNAQAFLLTDPGTAVLLHRAAHRYAQRRTALSDALREQGIPAFGRDGLGLWIPVAEESRTLIALAAKGISAGEGRRCYPASGPPHLRVATGQLPDDPALVADLARMIGRAVHRGRISSVE
- a CDS encoding FAD-binding protein, translating into MIDDARATRTNWAGNLTYRAREIRTPRTVEEARELVARAPRVKALGSRHSFNAVADSPDGLQLDLSALDVPTTIDPAAASVTLGGGVRYGDVVKQLDEAGFALANLASLPHITVAGSVATGTHGSGQHQPGLASAVSAVELLTADGELRTFSRTGDPDVFPGLVVNAGALGVLTRLTLDLEPAFQVRQDAFDALPWQAAIEHFDEIQAAGYSVSMFTNWARDVVDQVVLKNRVPAEVPRTLFGAVPADGPRHPAHAAGISAENTTVQGGVPGPWYDRLPHFRVGFAPSVGAELQSEYFVPRASAAAVFEALRGIGDRIAELALVSEIRTLAADDLWLSPGYRSDRVALHFTWRPRQPEVEALLPLMEERLAPFAVRAHWGKLVHGKPLEPGHRGLPKFRELAGRLDPAGKFRNPFLDWALFDTQG